From the Hymenobacter sp. 5317J-9 genome, one window contains:
- a CDS encoding site-specific DNA-methyltransferase — MPTLHWIGKDKVINHHQDVPFRLLDHQYGALADGTQTPKPTGSGNQIIHGDNLEALKSLLPQYEGRVKCIYIDPPYNTGNEGWVYNDNVNDPKIKKWLSQVVGKEGEDLSRHDKWLCMMYPRLKLLHKLLAEDGAIFISIDENEQAHLKLLGDEIFGGANFINSLIWEKKFSPQNDAKYFSENHDFILCFAKSKSKWQRNLLTRTEEQDDRYKNPDNDFRGVWTSSDLTRPEHRDRDFYGITSPSGKVLHPAKGRSWSRPLDELERLKGDNRLWFGPKGDNMPRLKRFLTETKQGVVPQTIWKFQEVGHTQEAKQETNRILHDVASFATPKPTRLIERILQLATDKDSIVLDSFAGSGTTAHAVLKLNQQDGGNRKFILTEMEDYAEHITAERVKRVMQGYAGQPGTGGSFDYLTLGEPVFADGGELNERAGLPGLRQYIYYAETKQALPPLAEAEADNAAFLARHDDTAYYFHYEPNAVTTLNHDFLATMRTRAGQYIIYADNCLLPAEFLTQHGIIFKKIPRDISRF, encoded by the coding sequence ATGCCCACCCTCCACTGGATTGGTAAAGACAAAGTCATCAACCATCACCAGGACGTTCCGTTTCGCCTCCTCGACCACCAGTACGGGGCCCTGGCCGACGGCACCCAAACCCCCAAGCCCACCGGCAGCGGCAACCAGATTATCCACGGCGATAACCTCGAAGCCCTGAAATCCCTGCTGCCCCAGTACGAGGGCCGCGTCAAGTGCATCTACATCGACCCGCCCTACAACACCGGCAACGAGGGCTGGGTGTACAACGATAACGTCAACGACCCCAAAATCAAGAAGTGGCTGAGCCAGGTAGTGGGCAAGGAAGGCGAAGACCTGTCCCGCCACGATAAATGGCTCTGCATGATGTACCCGCGCCTCAAGCTGCTGCACAAGCTGCTGGCGGAAGATGGAGCAATTTTCATCTCGATAGATGAAAATGAGCAAGCGCATTTAAAGCTTCTTGGTGATGAAATATTCGGTGGTGCCAACTTTATCAATTCACTGATTTGGGAAAAGAAATTTAGCCCACAAAACGACGCTAAATATTTTTCTGAAAACCACGACTTTATCTTATGCTTTGCTAAGAGCAAATCGAAGTGGCAGCGCAATCTGCTGACAAGAACAGAGGAGCAAGATGACAGATATAAAAATCCTGACAACGACTTCCGTGGTGTATGGACTTCTAGTGATTTAACGAGGCCTGAACATCGAGACAGAGACTTTTATGGTATCACCTCTCCTTCTGGCAAAGTACTTCATCCAGCAAAAGGTCGCAGTTGGAGCAGACCCCTTGACGAATTAGAAAGGCTTAAAGGAGATAATAGGCTATGGTTTGGCCCTAAAGGCGACAATATGCCCCGCCTGAAGCGTTTTCTAACTGAAACGAAACAAGGTGTTGTGCCTCAGACAATTTGGAAGTTTCAAGAAGTTGGACATACCCAAGAAGCTAAGCAAGAGACAAATAGAATATTACATGATGTTGCCAGCTTTGCGACCCCAAAGCCTACCAGACTAATTGAGCGAATTCTGCAACTTGCCACCGACAAAGATTCCATCGTCCTCGACAGCTTCGCCGGCAGCGGCACCACGGCCCACGCCGTGCTCAAGCTCAACCAGCAGGATGGCGGCAACCGCAAGTTCATCCTCACCGAGATGGAAGACTACGCCGAGCACATCACGGCGGAGCGGGTGAAGCGCGTGATGCAGGGCTACGCCGGCCAGCCCGGCACCGGCGGCAGCTTCGATTACCTCACGCTGGGCGAGCCGGTGTTTGCCGACGGCGGCGAGTTGAACGAGCGGGCCGGCCTGCCGGGCCTGCGCCAGTACATCTACTACGCCGAGACCAAGCAGGCCCTACCCCCCCTAGCCGAGGCCGAGGCCGACAACGCCGCGTTTCTGGCCCGGCACGACGATACGGCCTACTACTTCCACTACGAGCCCAACGCCGTGACCACGCTTAATCACGACTTCCTGGCCACCATGCGCACCCGCGCCGGGCAGTACATCATCTACGCCGATAACTGCCTGCTGCCGGCCGAGTTCCTGACCCAGCACGGCATCATTTTCAAGAAAATCCCCCGCGACATTTCGCGCTTCTAA
- a CDS encoding DEAD/DEAH box helicase family protein: MELKPYQQEVITDLARFLDCVQATKNLPDAFHDFWAAHLRTPLQPFPGTAIEPYKNTVPGVPHVTIKVPTAGGKTFLAANALRTIFGAFPVDRPRAVVWLVPSITILDQTLRNLKDVGHPYRQKINTHFAGRVEVYDKAALLQGSGFSASSVQEQLSLVVLSFDSLRAKNKEDRKVYQENGNLQSFGTLLGDDEDITLMRVIQALNPVVVVDESHNAESDLSVDMLKNLNPSFILDLTATPRKNSNLISFVDALALKKEHMVKLPVIVYNHNDRTEVINSALQLQRNLELQAKQEQKAGGRYIRPIVLFQAQPKIADDNTTFEQLKKKLLDLKIPESHIRIKTAGLNELKNEDLASPKCEVRYIITVNALKEGWDAPFAYILASLADKSSAVDVEQILGRVLRQPYVAPHAAPMLNMSYVLTASSKFMETLDKIVVGLNKAGFSARDYKVADPATLAPQPDPLTSFVQAPLNFDAPSAAADDLADIDTSRIAPLATASDEATAAVSVADPLAATGSVQAIAEAALAQQAEFEKNVAASTAGGAPPLPTVLQSLVKTYPIKEIFREQAAALVLPQFFWKKPAASLFDSGEGSQAVLLEKEYLLEGFPLGKADTNIKFDGVSAELYKVDLDETKKEATPSFARIDGDAKERIMAFILDPSRKDSRVKNFTRRILDLIGNLYPIADKEIERYVKRILEDFTDEQFTDFANHEYTYTSKIKDKIKLLSEDYAYKQFRNFLDQDKAFIQPAYAFPTQIAPGDTSKDITKSLYEQEGKINGFEEKVINEIANLPNIAFWTRNLERGKGFRINGFLNHYPDFIIQTKSGKTLVVETKGDHLDAEQKIKLGATWAQKAGNAFRYFMVYERRVVDGAYKLDDFLNTVREI, encoded by the coding sequence ATGGAGCTGAAACCCTACCAGCAGGAGGTCATTACGGACCTCGCCCGCTTTCTCGATTGCGTGCAGGCCACCAAAAACCTGCCCGATGCCTTCCACGACTTCTGGGCCGCGCACCTGCGCACGCCTTTACAGCCGTTTCCGGGCACGGCCATCGAGCCCTACAAAAACACGGTGCCGGGCGTGCCACACGTCACCATCAAGGTGCCCACGGCCGGCGGCAAAACCTTCCTGGCGGCCAACGCGCTGCGCACCATCTTCGGGGCCTTTCCGGTGGACCGGCCCAGGGCCGTGGTGTGGCTGGTGCCATCCATCACCATCCTCGACCAGACGCTGCGCAACCTGAAAGATGTCGGCCACCCCTACCGCCAGAAAATCAACACCCACTTCGCTGGCCGCGTGGAGGTATACGACAAAGCGGCCCTGCTGCAAGGCAGCGGCTTTTCGGCCAGCAGCGTGCAAGAGCAGCTGAGCTTGGTGGTGTTGAGCTTCGACAGCCTGCGGGCCAAAAACAAGGAAGACCGCAAGGTGTACCAGGAAAACGGCAACCTGCAGTCCTTCGGCACGCTGCTGGGAGATGACGAGGACATTACCCTCATGCGCGTGATTCAGGCCCTGAACCCGGTGGTAGTGGTGGACGAAAGCCACAACGCGGAAAGCGACCTGAGCGTGGACATGCTCAAGAACCTAAACCCCTCGTTCATCCTCGACCTGACGGCCACTCCCCGCAAAAACAGCAACCTCATCAGCTTCGTGGACGCGCTGGCGCTCAAAAAGGAGCACATGGTGAAGCTGCCCGTCATCGTCTACAACCACAACGACCGCACGGAAGTCATCAACTCGGCCCTGCAGCTGCAACGCAACCTGGAGCTGCAGGCCAAGCAGGAGCAGAAAGCCGGCGGGCGCTACATCCGGCCCATCGTGCTGTTTCAGGCCCAGCCCAAAATAGCCGACGACAACACCACCTTCGAGCAGCTGAAAAAGAAGCTCCTCGACCTGAAAATTCCGGAAAGCCACATCCGCATCAAGACGGCCGGCCTCAACGAATTGAAGAACGAGGACTTGGCTTCGCCCAAGTGCGAAGTGCGCTACATCATCACGGTGAATGCCCTGAAAGAGGGCTGGGACGCGCCGTTTGCCTACATCCTGGCTTCGCTGGCCGATAAGTCGTCGGCCGTGGACGTGGAGCAGATTCTGGGCCGCGTGCTGCGCCAGCCCTACGTGGCGCCGCACGCCGCGCCCATGCTCAACATGAGCTACGTGCTGACAGCCTCCAGCAAGTTCATGGAGACGCTGGATAAAATCGTGGTGGGCCTCAACAAGGCCGGTTTCAGCGCCCGCGACTACAAGGTGGCCGACCCGGCCACGCTCGCGCCCCAGCCCGACCCGCTGACAAGCTTCGTGCAGGCCCCGCTGAACTTCGACGCACCCTCTGCCGCGGCCGATGACCTGGCCGACATCGACACCAGCCGCATTGCGCCGCTGGCCACGGCCAGCGACGAAGCCACCGCGGCCGTGTCGGTGGCCGACCCACTGGCCGCTACCGGCTCGGTGCAAGCCATTGCAGAAGCCGCCCTGGCCCAACAGGCCGAGTTTGAAAAAAATGTGGCCGCCAGCACCGCCGGCGGCGCCCCGCCCCTGCCCACCGTGCTTCAATCGCTCGTGAAGACCTATCCCATCAAGGAAATATTTCGCGAGCAGGCCGCCGCGCTGGTGCTACCGCAGTTCTTTTGGAAAAAGCCCGCCGCCAGCCTCTTCGACAGCGGCGAAGGCAGCCAGGCCGTGCTGCTGGAAAAGGAATACTTGCTCGAAGGCTTCCCGCTGGGCAAGGCCGACACCAACATCAAGTTCGACGGTGTGTCGGCGGAGCTCTACAAAGTGGACCTCGACGAAACCAAGAAGGAAGCCACGCCCAGCTTCGCCCGCATCGACGGCGACGCCAAGGAGCGCATCATGGCGTTCATTCTCGACCCTAGCCGCAAAGACAGCCGCGTGAAGAACTTCACGCGCCGCATCCTCGACCTTATCGGTAACCTCTACCCCATTGCCGACAAGGAGATTGAGCGCTACGTAAAGCGCATTCTGGAAGACTTCACCGACGAGCAGTTCACCGACTTCGCCAACCACGAGTACACCTACACCAGCAAAATCAAGGACAAGATTAAGTTGCTGTCGGAGGACTACGCCTACAAGCAATTCCGCAACTTCCTCGACCAAGACAAGGCCTTTATCCAGCCCGCCTACGCCTTTCCGACGCAGATTGCGCCCGGCGACACCAGCAAGGACATCACCAAGTCGCTGTATGAACAAGAGGGAAAAATCAACGGCTTCGAGGAGAAGGTCATCAACGAAATCGCCAACCTGCCCAACATCGCCTTCTGGACCCGCAACTTGGAGCGCGGCAAAGGATTCCGCATCAACGGCTTCCTGAACCACTACCCTGACTTCATCATCCAGACGAAAAGCGGCAAAACGCTGGTGGTCGAAACCAAGGGCGACCACCTCGACGCCGAGCAGAAAATCAAGCTGGGGGCCACCTGGGCACAAAAAGCCGGCAACGCCTTCCGCTACTTCATGGTATACGAGCGCCGCGTAGTAGACGGGGCATACAAACTGGATGACTTCCTGAACACGGTAAGAGAGATATAG
- a CDS encoding AAA family ATPase: MSLNSAVPAPKKRNYWATQVEASPEVWLQFRQQGVVRPLFHQLLTSPATEGNGNGDGSQLLAQVQPGDVVIVTRGPRRVLGIGQATGHFAHDNGQPPHYCPVEWLVTTPVDLTGTPFNTGSMVWNRTSQWAAILEAYAQQNPPPAGLAKLEQPGPDEVAEPVANYTSPAPEPAFSPNYWAIGAGEGGTFWKAWQAEGVMSIGWEALGDLRQYANDEELRHALKQHYGGDTTHNNNMLACWQFCHEIRPGDYVVVKIGRRKILGIGQVTGDYAFDTARTVHNNIRAVNWLLEGWMEDKAGPGVPTKTLTSITSYHTFLKPILAELAEATHLKQIGKPQPLPPAEKPVVPSPPRPYTLAEAEQDLFLSTAQIQHLQAALKRKKNIIVQGPPGVGKTYVARRLAWLQMGVQDNRRVQLVQFHQSYSYEDFIRGWRPTATNGFELADGVFVDFVQRAHDDPKQDYFFLIDEINRGNLSKIFGELLMLLEADKRNATYALPLTYRKPREAPFFVPPNLYIIGTMNTADRSLALVDYALRRRFTFVDLVPMLGDKLRQQLIGNHIPEEMAADILTRVAALNLAIKEDKNLGSGFLIGHSYFCTPLGEETPAAWWEAIVSHDLAPLLREYWFDSETKANKAIAALHGPA, translated from the coding sequence ATGTCTCTGAATTCGGCCGTTCCGGCCCCCAAAAAACGTAATTACTGGGCGACGCAAGTAGAAGCCAGCCCGGAAGTGTGGTTACAGTTTCGCCAGCAAGGCGTGGTGCGGCCGCTGTTCCACCAGCTGCTGACCAGCCCCGCCACCGAGGGCAACGGTAATGGCGACGGCTCGCAGCTGCTAGCCCAGGTGCAGCCCGGCGACGTCGTCATCGTCACGCGGGGCCCGCGCCGGGTGCTGGGCATCGGCCAGGCCACCGGCCACTTTGCGCACGACAATGGGCAGCCGCCCCACTACTGCCCCGTAGAATGGCTGGTGACGACGCCCGTAGATCTGACCGGCACGCCCTTCAATACCGGCAGCATGGTTTGGAACCGCACCAGTCAGTGGGCGGCAATCCTGGAGGCCTACGCACAGCAAAATCCGCCCCCGGCGGGCCTTGCAAAATTAGAACAGCCCGGCCCGGACGAAGTCGCCGAACCAGTTGCCAACTATACCTCGCCGGCGCCGGAACCGGCCTTTAGCCCCAACTACTGGGCCATTGGCGCCGGCGAGGGCGGCACGTTCTGGAAAGCCTGGCAGGCCGAAGGCGTCATGTCCATCGGTTGGGAAGCCCTGGGCGACCTGCGCCAGTACGCCAACGATGAGGAGCTGCGGCATGCGCTGAAACAGCACTACGGTGGCGACACCACCCACAACAATAATATGCTGGCCTGCTGGCAGTTTTGTCACGAAATCCGTCCCGGCGACTACGTAGTAGTGAAGATTGGCCGCCGTAAGATTCTCGGCATCGGTCAGGTAACGGGAGACTATGCTTTCGACACCGCCCGGACGGTACACAATAACATCCGTGCGGTGAACTGGCTTCTGGAAGGCTGGATGGAGGACAAGGCCGGCCCTGGGGTGCCCACCAAAACGCTCACCAGCATCACCAGCTACCACACCTTCCTCAAACCCATTCTGGCGGAGCTGGCCGAAGCCACGCACTTGAAGCAGATTGGGAAGCCGCAGCCCCTGCCGCCGGCAGAGAAGCCGGTAGTGCCGTCCCCTCCCAGGCCTTACACGCTGGCCGAAGCCGAGCAGGACTTGTTTCTCAGCACCGCCCAGATTCAGCACCTGCAGGCCGCGCTCAAGCGCAAGAAAAACATTATTGTGCAGGGTCCACCCGGCGTGGGCAAAACCTACGTGGCTCGCCGCCTGGCCTGGCTGCAAATGGGCGTGCAGGACAACCGCCGGGTGCAGCTCGTGCAGTTTCACCAGAGCTACAGCTACGAGGATTTCATCCGGGGCTGGCGCCCTACCGCTACCAACGGTTTCGAGCTAGCCGATGGCGTGTTCGTGGACTTCGTGCAGCGCGCCCACGACGACCCGAAGCAGGACTATTTTTTCCTTATTGACGAAATCAACCGGGGCAACCTGAGCAAGATTTTCGGGGAGCTGCTCATGCTGCTGGAAGCCGATAAACGCAACGCTACCTACGCCCTGCCCCTCACCTACCGCAAGCCCCGCGAAGCGCCCTTCTTCGTGCCGCCCAACCTGTACATAATCGGCACGATGAACACGGCTGACCGCTCGCTGGCCCTGGTGGACTACGCGCTGCGGCGGCGCTTCACCTTCGTGGACCTGGTACCGATGCTGGGCGACAAGCTCCGCCAGCAGCTAATCGGCAACCATATTCCGGAAGAAATGGCAGCCGATATTCTAACACGGGTAGCCGCCTTGAACCTGGCCATCAAGGAGGATAAAAACTTAGGCTCGGGCTTCCTAATTGGTCACAGCTATTTCTGTACCCCGCTGGGCGAGGAAACACCGGCTGCTTGGTGGGAAGCCATTGTGAGCCACGACCTAGCTCCTCTGCTGCGGGAGTATTGGTTTGATAGCGAAACCAAGGCGAACAAAGCCATTGCGGCGCTGCACGGCCCGGCATGA
- a CDS encoding toll/interleukin-1 receptor domain-containing protein — translation MPTKKPAPTKKSTAAAVKKVAPAKPAALAKRALKKAVVARTDIFISYSQRDKAWMERLKTHLKPLERDFKINVWVDTKLRSGDKWRVEIESALAKTRVAILLISSNFLASDFINSDELPPLLKAAAKEGTIILPLLLSTSAFPLTSLSEFQAVNSPDQPLDLLSEGQVNQTLFQVAKRVHEIFMAPAKKAVAKPVVTSAAVTNKATKKPAAAPAETDKKTTTRGLPKAASVTAAPKRATASASGTQQALLVKRSGEWEVVPVHHAKIGKQLEMALRPATPSQVAFLTTLRQSGDGLASVVFRWHYYRCTQQDLHAVTENNRETWHLTADTQELIARTEVTYSNLTPDMQAQARAELLLLNTQPLEQGPMRWLFSGGFNDLAASPLPALFRQVGNSPTRFKQVAPLVLTWFLHFTNTVQHILRLSLTLKGQSVTIDFEGQRDAGHREAPVTVRVKGICSLAGATETSVLLGPIRSY, via the coding sequence ATGCCCACCAAAAAACCAGCACCCACCAAGAAATCCACTGCTGCTGCGGTCAAGAAAGTGGCTCCCGCTAAACCGGCAGCTCTGGCGAAGCGTGCACTTAAAAAAGCCGTGGTGGCCCGCACCGACATCTTTATCAGCTACAGTCAGCGCGACAAAGCCTGGATGGAACGGCTGAAAACGCACCTAAAGCCACTGGAGCGTGATTTCAAAATCAATGTTTGGGTAGATACCAAGCTGCGGTCGGGGGACAAGTGGCGGGTAGAAATTGAAAGTGCGCTTGCTAAAACACGGGTAGCCATTCTGCTCATCAGTTCCAATTTTCTGGCTTCGGACTTTATCAACTCCGATGAGCTACCCCCATTGCTGAAGGCTGCCGCCAAGGAAGGCACTATCATTTTACCCTTACTGCTGAGCACCAGTGCCTTCCCACTGACGTCCCTCAGTGAGTTTCAGGCAGTAAATAGCCCTGACCAGCCGCTGGACTTACTCTCTGAAGGCCAGGTGAATCAGACACTTTTCCAAGTGGCGAAACGGGTACACGAGATTTTCATGGCACCGGCAAAGAAGGCAGTGGCTAAGCCAGTGGTTACGTCTGCGGCTGTTACAAATAAGGCAACCAAGAAGCCGGCAGCAGCGCCAGCCGAAACGGATAAAAAGACGACAACTCGCGGACTCCCAAAGGCAGCGTCGGTAACAGCTGCTCCCAAACGTGCAACTGCCAGCGCCTCTGGCACACAGCAGGCACTCCTGGTAAAGCGCAGCGGAGAGTGGGAAGTCGTACCCGTACATCATGCAAAAATTGGGAAGCAGCTGGAAATGGCCTTGCGCCCCGCAACTCCTTCCCAAGTCGCTTTTCTTACCACCCTGCGTCAGTCCGGCGACGGCTTGGCCAGCGTGGTTTTTAGGTGGCATTACTACCGCTGCACGCAACAAGACCTGCACGCCGTGACGGAAAACAACCGAGAAACCTGGCACCTAACCGCCGACACGCAGGAGCTCATTGCCCGCACGGAGGTGACATACAGTAATCTTACGCCCGATATGCAGGCACAAGCAAGAGCCGAGCTGCTCCTGCTGAACACGCAGCCTCTGGAACAAGGCCCAATGCGGTGGCTCTTCAGTGGGGGATTCAACGATTTAGCTGCCTCACCGCTGCCCGCGCTTTTCCGGCAGGTTGGCAACTCACCTACCCGCTTTAAACAGGTGGCCCCGCTGGTCCTCACCTGGTTTCTACACTTCACCAACACGGTCCAGCACATTCTCCGTCTCAGCCTGACGTTGAAGGGGCAGAGTGTTACCATTGATTTTGAAGGCCAACGAGATGCTGGTCACCGGGAGGCGCCCGTAACTGTGCGGGTAAAGGGTATATGCTCCCTTGCCGGGGCTACTGAAACGTCTGTCCTACTTGGACCAATTCGTTCTTACTGA